In Gemmatimonadota bacterium, the genomic window TGCCGTAACTTCTGTTTCTCCAACTCGCAGCATATGTACATTCATCAAGGCAGCCCCACGTGCTGCCCATAAAGACAGACCGATAGTCACAATCGCGCTACCTACAATGCCCTTACTCGCGACCGCAGCGACTTTTGCCAGATTCACTATGTACTGTGGAACCGGCAGTGCAAACATCTGATAATGTGTTTCTGATTTCCACTCGGTGTTGAAGGCATGTGCCAGCAAAAAGGGCAGACTGAGAACAAGGGTAAAAACAGCCAGCACTGACCAGAGAGCATTAAGAATTGTCTTTGTTTCTAGTTCTAAATTTTCTATGTGGATAAGCCCATAAGCATTTAGCCCCACAATCAAAAGAAGCAAAAACAGAAAAAGAATTTTATTCGCTTTGAGTTCCTTCACATACAGCGCAAAAAATTGTTTCATGTCATACTCCTTTGAAATCGCGGTAGACTGGATCGCGGCTCAAGTTTGCCTCTGCATGCTTTAAGCAGGGGATAATATCGCGAGGACAACCAAAACCTTCTGGATCGCGGCTAAAATCATGCCTCGATGACACTCTCTTCTCTCGTTTTACGTTTCACCCCTGACCTTTTTTCAACAATTCAAGAGCAGCGTTGATCAATGGATCCTGATCCCCAGGCTCGTCGGGAAATTCGACGTAAACATCGGGTGATATGCCCTTACCCTCGAACGGCTCTCCATCGGGCGTCAAAGCCACCCACGACGGAAGAAACACGGTTACCCCATTCGCTAAGCGCACAGGCTTTGGATTGCCCGAACTGCCATAGGACTTCTCGCCCATCAGCGTGCATTGCGGCGCTTGCTTCATCATCAACAAAAATGCCTCACAACTGCTCATATTGACCGGTCCCATCAAAACGACCGTGCGCCCTCGAAAACCGGGCCGAATCGGCTTCAGCGTTCGTTTATTGATTTCAGAAAAGCCAGAAGGACTGGAGACATCGCGATTGAGATGGCCGGCATATACCACAGATTGATCGACAAATCGACCGGCGATCTTTCTCGCCAACCGCTCGTCTCCTCCACTGTTGAATCGAATATCCAGAATCAGGGTATCATCGAGCGACAATTCGTCGATCCATTTTGCGGCGGCTTCGATATCCCGGGCAGCCTTAGGTGACCAACTTCTAATCATCAGATACGCTGGGCCATCCGGAAACCTCCCGGTAACCACCGCACGATTGACGGATCGAAACTGAGATACTATTCGTTTCAGCAACTCTCGATCCACGTTGGGGCGAACACTGCGCTGAAAGCCAGCTAATCGATCACCATCTACATTGACCTTGATATGAGCATCGCGGGCGACCTCAAGAAGTTGTCCGGCAAGAAAGGCAAACTGGCGGGAAGTCTTCGTATCTACCAATCTCGGCTCGAACTCAGCAAATCTAACGTCCCAATCTATGCCCCGTAGATCGCGATAGGAATACTTCTCCTCAATAGCCGACCTCAACTGCTCCAACGATTTCCGATTCTGTTCTGGGTCCAGGGGTTTCATATCACCCGATGGCGCAGTCCTGAAAGAAAGAGGATACGGAACCGCGGGAAGCCCATTGGTTCCTCGAAAATTCTGATGCCGCTCTGAGTTAATGCCCAGACCGTATTCGCGGTTAGGCTTGAGTTTCACAGGCAGAACAATAGTCGTATCAGAAATCCACTGGGGCTTTCCGGCAACCTCTGGAAGCACAAATTTGCTACCTAAAATCACAAACGAATAGCCCCTTTTGGTATCCATGGGCTGGTCAAAAGTAACGCGCAATTCCATAGTGGCCACATCCACTGACTGTGCGCCGTTCTCCGGCACAGTCCGCACCACACGAGGCGGTTCCTCAGCACCTGCGGTCACACATCCGATGAACAAACAGAAGCCCAACAGTGTTCGACGCGCTGTTGCGAATATCCCGAAACCAGAGCGATAGGACTTAAAATATCGAGCAGTCATTTGACCCTCCAATCGAGTGAAAAACCAGCGGTGTCTTAGTGTTCTACCTAAATAATACACTCAAACAGTTCGCCTGTCAAGCAGAAAAATAAAAAAATCCCCAAAACCCGAAGGCTTTAAGGATTTAATTATCGATCTATTTGCCGCGATGACACACGGGACGGCACAGGGGCCGTCCCCTACAACAACATACCGCGATGACAGTCAAATTATATCATCGACTCTGCCACATCCTGGCTCGGGTCATGAAAACTGAGGGATCTTGCCGCCACTCGCCATAGCCAATGCGCTGATCATCCGTTAGATAATTGATCTTATCATCAATACAAGCAGCCAAATCCGCATCTTCCACACCAAGCGTAAAGCCACCATACTCAACCGCCGCATCAAGCGCCGTCACCACAAACGCGCCACCCGAAGCATGAACCGCATCGCGGTTGCCGATCTCTCCCCGGGCAAGCGCATCTACCCTACCAGACGCAAGCGCACCGAGTAATTCCTCTTCCCCCAGATAAACCACCTGCGGCATCGTATCTACAGCCGGGAAAATGCGCTGCCTGCCCTCAAGATTGGGCGACGCGCCAGCAGCAGTAATAAAATAATCTGCACTCCCATCGGCGACCACCGTATCCGTCTGCGTTTCAATGCGCACACCCGCAGCCAAAACACCATCGGCATTGACCAGACCTGTCAGCACCAGCAAACGCGCCTCCCCCGTCGTACTAGCCAGCACGCCCACACGAACCTCGCTCGTCAGGTCGTCGTGGCTAACCCAACGCCTCCCATCTTCGGCACGCACCAAAAGCGACTGCCGAAACGCAATATGCCCCGAAGTAAACGTCACCACCTCATTACCCATCTCATCGCGGGTTCGAGAGTCGAGAATCGTAATACCACCGCCAACAACATCGTAATCCACACCAGCCGACAGCAGCCAGATATTGGGCCATATATCAATACCCTTTCGGGAAAACGACAGTCCCGCACCATCCATCGCTT contains:
- a CDS encoding S41 family peptidase yields the protein MTARYFKSYRSGFGIFATARRTLLGFCLFIGCVTAGAEEPPRVVRTVPENGAQSVDVATMELRVTFDQPMDTKRGYSFVILGSKFVLPEVAGKPQWISDTTIVLPVKLKPNREYGLGINSERHQNFRGTNGLPAVPYPLSFRTAPSGDMKPLDPEQNRKSLEQLRSAIEEKYSYRDLRGIDWDVRFAEFEPRLVDTKTSRQFAFLAGQLLEVARDAHIKVNVDGDRLAGFQRSVRPNVDRELLKRIVSQFRSVNRAVVTGRFPDGPAYLMIRSWSPKAARDIEAAAKWIDELSLDDTLILDIRFNSGGDERLARKIAGRFVDQSVVYAGHLNRDVSSPSGFSEINKRTLKPIRPGFRGRTVVLMGPVNMSSCEAFLLMMKQAPQCTLMGEKSYGSSGNPKPVRLANGVTVFLPSWVALTPDGEPFEGKGISPDVYVEFPDEPGDQDPLINAALELLKKGQG
- a CDS encoding transporter substrate-binding domain-containing protein; the protein is ELGAVVVASVREDDAPISGAMVEFARSIAGQAAEYAWSGMTDEEGRVRLEIVGDATGYYQARASQDGRVIGVWSSIPINAGDEVMVNLPIGGRAQVMSPSSACADRVLNFGFFAFFAPVSSSADPDPNSAGFNTHVGYEADLLTALEAMDGAGLSFSRKGIDIWPNIWLLSAGVDYDVVGGGITILDSRTRDEMGNEVVTFTSGHIAFRQSLLVRAEDGRRWVSHDDLTSEVRVGVLASTTGEARLLVLTGLVNADGVLAAGVRIETQTDTVVADGSADYFITAAGASPNLEGRQRIFPAVDTMPQVVYLGEEELLGALASGRVDALARGEIGNRDAVHASGGAFVVTALDAAVEYGGFTLGVEDADLAACIDDKINYLTDDQRIGYGEWRQDPSVFMTRARMWQSR